From the genome of Lasioglossum baleicum chromosome 13, iyLasBale1, whole genome shotgun sequence, one region includes:
- the LOC143215409 gene encoding dopaminechrome tautomerase, translating to MKSLTFLLTMMVLVTVTVCHEPFQVIFQWNTIDVVWPTEEEKQYAKDHGEYVPANNFIAGIKFWNGKMYLTIPRWKDGVPVTLGVTSATPVNRVTAPALEAFPSWEMQKVGDCSALQFVQSMEIDPIGRMWVIDSGRMSPLSVETKTTCPPRLLILDLEKKGEILKTYEFPQHVARAGNAYLNDIVIDNEDGGMAYISDSDRDDPGIIVYSLQNNTSWKVRHDSMKAKPEAVRFMIAKTLINMPMPVDGIALSPASVPNRQLYYSPLSSFHLYSMPTSVLKNNMTNIDEYVKELGRKNSQSDGMIMSSTGVLYFGLLADDAVAMWDTKMSNSFTTGQRVISRDHERMQWPDTFAFDDSGSFYCVTNGLQNILNNRVNITAPNYRVVRSKTGLKSYQYLEDGSMPEQPEIPTSAANRISFGVAMGLAILLAVAVQ from the coding sequence ATGAAGAGCTTGACCTTCCTCCTGACGATGATGGTCCTGGTCACCGTGACCGTGTGTCACGAGCCGTTCCAGGTGATCTTCCAGTGGAACACCATCGACGTGGTGTGGCCGACCGAGGAAGAAAAACAATACGCGAAAGATCACGGCGAGTACGTACCCGCCAACAACTTCATAGCAGGTATCAAGTTCTGGAACGGTAAGATGTACCTGACTATCCCTCGGTGGAAGGACGGAGTGCCGGTAACTCTCGGTGTTACATCCGCAACACCTGTCAACAGGGTAACGGCGCCAGCTCTGGAAGCGTTCCCGAGTTGGGAGATGCAGAAGGTCGGGGATTGCAGTGCCCTCCAGTTCGTGCAGAGCATGGAGATCGATCCGATCGGTCGTATGTGGGTGATCGACTCGGGACGAATGTCTCCGCTGTCGGTGGAGACCAAGACCACCTGTCCTCCTCGCCTGCTGATTCTCGACCTAGAAAAGAAAGGAGAGATCTTGAAGACGTACGAATTCCCTCAGCACGTGGCTCGCGCGGGAAACGCTTATTTGAACGACATCGTGATCGACAACGAAGACGGCGGCATGGCGTACATCTCGGACAGCGATCGGGACGATCCAGGCATAATCGTGTACTCGCTCCAGAACAACACTTCGTGGAAGGTCAGACACGACTCGATGAAGGCGAAGCCCGAGGCGGTCAGGTTCATGATTGCGAAAACGCTGATCAACATGCCGATGCCGGTGGACGGGATCGCGTTGTCCCCTGCCAGTGTGCCGAACAGACAGCTTTATTACTCGCCGTTGTCCTCTTTTCATCTGTACTCGATGCCGACATCCGTGCTCAAGAACAACATGACCAACATCGACGAGTACGTGAAGGAGTTGGGACGAAAGAACTCGCAGTCGGACGGCATGATCATGTCTTCCACCGGAGTGCTGTACTTTGGATTGTTGGCCGATGATGCCGTGGCGATGTGGGATACCAAGATGTCGAACTCGTTCACCACTGGACAAAGAGTAATCTCCAGGGATCACGAGAGGATGCAGTGGCCAGATACGTTCGCGTTCGATGATTCCGGCAGTTTCTACTGCGTGACCAACGGCCTGCAGAACATCCTGAACAACCGCGTCAACATCACCGCACCAAACTACAGGGTCGTCCGGTCGAAAACCGGGCTGAAGAGCTATCAGTATCTAGAGGACGGCAGCATGCCGGAGCAACCGGAGATACCCACTTCGGCCGCTAACAGGATTAGCTTCGGCGTGGCGATGGGATTAGCCATTCTGTTAGCCGTCGCCGTTCAGTAA